Genomic DNA from Eleutherodactylus coqui strain aEleCoq1 chromosome 8, aEleCoq1.hap1, whole genome shotgun sequence:
CATGGTATCCCTGGGATGATATAGAACGGGCAGCAGCCCGCGGGAGGAGAtggacctgcagagaagaagaaTCGCTTCTTCTTGTGGACAACCACACCCATCATGTCCGGGGTACTAAAGGGACGATAACGTGTGACATTCCCGATCGTCTGAGTGTACAGGGGGGTACTGGGTTTCCTCATCTTACATTGCGCCGCAGTATAGAGCagtctgcagtatatacagtatacattcagCACCCGGGAGCTGGCAGTGAGCGGAGGCGCCGCCTGTGCTACACCTCTGGGCTCTCGGCAGCTCCAGGTCGTCCTCACATTGTGCAATCAGCTTCTGCACGATGGAGATTGTGGAGTAGATCCCGGGGATGGTGACAAGGGCCGGGAATAGAGGGAAGGCGCTCCCGCAGCGGTTTTATCTCCGCAGATACGCGGTGATGTGCAGATCGGGAGAACTATGGCGAAGATCTCgtggcctcctctccgctcctccccggaaCCTCCGCCAGCGGCGGCTATAAACGGTTGCATGAGATGTCAGAGAGTGAGGAGTCACGTTGAACGCGAGCTCTCCTGTCCGGTTCTGACCGGTGACGGACTCTTATCCCGGGCAGGGAAGCACAAGAGGAGaacggagcggagaggaggcccgGATGGGATAAGGCAGTAGCTGTGCTCAgtgtcagccaatagcagctcagGACGGGCCTGCTCACGAGCCAATCAGAGCGCGGCCGCTGTACATATAAGAGGCGCCACCAGCGCCGCTCTCAGAGTTTCTCTTCCAGGAGAGTTTTACTATTTGATTACCTCAGCACACAATGgcagaaaccgcgccagccgccgCTCCTCCTGCCGCCGAGCCGGCTGCCAAATCCAAGAAGCAGCCGAAGAAATCCGCCGCAGGGGGCGCCAAGAAAAGCAAGAAGTCCTCCGGTCCCGGCGTGTCGGAGCTGATCGTCAGAGCCGTGTCCGCCTCTAAAGAGCGCAGCGGGGTGTCTCTAGCCGCCCTGAAGAAGGCTCTGGCTGCCGGAGGGTACGATGTAGAGAAGAATAACAGCCGCCTGAAGCTGGCCGTCAAGTCTCTGGTCACCAAGGGCAGCCTGCTCCAGGTGAAAGGCAGCGGCGCCTCCGGCTCCTTCAAGCTGAACAAGAAGCAGGAGACTAAGGACAAGCCGGCCAAAAAGAAGCCAGCGTCTGCGGCCAAGCCCAAGAAGCCCGCTGGAGCCAAGAAAGCGGCGAAATCTCCTAAGAAGCCCAAGAAGGCTCCGGCCAAAAGCccgaaaaaagcaaagaaacctGCAGCGGCCGCCGCCAAGAAAGTGGCCAAGAGCCCGAAGAAAGCCTCAAAGCCGAAGGCCGCCCCAAAGCCCAAGAAGGTGACGAAGAGTCCGGCTAAGAAGGCGGCCAAACCCAAAGCTGCCAAGAGTCCGGCTAAGAAGGCTGTTAAAGCCAAGAAGAGTGCGGCTAAGAAATAAGCTGAAGCCGCCCATGCATTTACcccacaaaggctcttttcagagccGCCACCTTCTCACCGCAGAGCTGTATTATCACTGCCTCGAATTCTGTTCTAGATAGCAGCGCCCCCATAGCTGCTACAGGGGACTTCATATCAGTTGGGAGTctagggagcgagggggaggCTGTAGAGGGGGAGTAATACGAGACATTGTCGCCGCATCATCCCCGTTACTGTTGGGCACTGTGACCTATACAACGCGTGTATGGATGCCGGGCTGAGTGTGAAGGGGGAGGGGACTCGCCGACCTAATGCATTTCCCATAAAATCAGCGCAGCTTCTAATGGGGGAGACTGCCGTGCAGCGTGGAGTGCGTGTTTCTGCGGACATATCAATGCAGGGAAGCAGCTGAGAACATGATTTCACAGACACCCGTACGTATCATGCAATGGCCTGATAGGGTGAGGTGGGGCCAGCCTCTGCCGAACGCTGATTGGTCGCGGGCATCAAGCGTTTTGGCGGGCTAGTGGTTTGTTCGAAAAAGCCAATGAGATGTAGGGGGCGTTGTTTCTAAGAGCCAATAGGGAAGAGCAAGTAGGGTATAAAGGCTCTGCTCTTTCTACGGCTCCCATCATATCACATCTGTGTGCATCTCTACAGTAGAGCTATGGCCAGAACCAAGCAGACCGCTCGTAAATCCACCGGAGGGAAAGCTCCCCGCAAGCAGCTGGCTACGAAGGCCGCCAGGAAGAGCGCTCCTGCCACCGGCGGAGTGAAGAAGCCTCATCGCTACCGTCCAGGTACagtggctctccgtgaaatccgtCGCTACCAGAAGTCCACCGAGCTGCTAATCCGTAAGCTTCCCTTTCAGCGCCTGGTGAGAGAGATCGCCCAGGACTTCAAGACTGACCTGCGCTTCCAGAGCTCAGCGGTCATGGCCCTGCAGGAGGCCAGCGAGGCTTACCTGGTAGGACTGTTCGAGGACACCAATCTGTGCGCCATCCACGCCAAGCGGGTCACCATCATGCCCAAAGACATCCAGCTGGCCCGCAGGATTCGAGGAGAGAGGGCTTAGATCTGCTCTGGGCACCGCATGgaacacaaaggctcttttcagagccACCAAATCCTCCTCAaacgagctgcatcctgtcctCCGCTGTCATTCTTTCGATTCCCCACTCGGGTGCGCCGCCGTGTACCCTGGTGCCGCCTCTCCCCAATAATGTTCTGTCGTCAGCAGGAGGtggtctgttaaccccttcagtgacctAGTCAGTTCCTCAATTAATTTATGCCATTCTCTCATCTTTCAAATGTAGTAGAAAGAGATTTGAGTCCCCGGCAGACTGTTATGAACGTGGTTGATCAAACGTGTCCGTATGAGGCATCTATCTGTGCCTGTGTGCCGGGAAGGGATTAGTGTTGAGCATGTATTTATGTGGATATTATCTCATTGTACGAAGAAGAAAGACAGCAATACACAAAACTACACTAATTAATACCGCATAATGGGATTGGGAACCGGCCGGGAAACTGTTGAGAATTGTAAGAATACGCGGTCAATTCAAAATTCCAAACGGTTCTGTGTTAAACCAATCAGCAAGGAGAGGGGAGTGGCCAACATGTAATTGCCCCAATAGGAACGCCTAAACTGTCGTCATTGGTTACTGTTTTCAATCTGGTCCGCACGTTGTGTAGATAAGGGAGGACGCTTGAACCGGTTTGCAATTGCTTTCTACTTACAACGTAGAAGATGTCTGGTCGCGGTAAGGGAGGGAAAGGTCTTGGGAAGGGTGGTGCCAAGCGGCACAGGAAGGtgctccgtgataacatccagggcatcaccaagcctgccatccgccgtctagctcgcaggggaggcgtcaagcgtatctccggcctcatctatgaagagactcgcggcgtcctgaaagtcttcctggagaacgtgatccgcgacgccgtcacctacaccgagcacgccaagaggaagaccgtcaccgctatggacgtggtgtacgcgctcaagcgccagggccgcactctctacggcttcggaggttaataattctgctttctccataacacaaaggctcttctcagagccgcccacctcttccaaggaaaggctgtaatCCAACTCCCTGTGGTGTCGCTGCTGCCTGATTGCCCATCTGTTCTGATACGTGTAATCCGCCCTATATCGGATGCCTGCCATCACCCCTTATGCGTTGGCATTGTTAGTGGCcaaactcatttaaccctttgaatcacACTTTATGCCCATTGTTGTTCTTTGCGTATGCTATAGTCAGCCGTGTTCCCCTCATGACGCCTTCCCGCAAGGTCTTTGTATCATTAAAATGAGTTGTCTTTACTAATACTcgagagaggggggcggggacAAAGTAAATAAATGCCTAGATGCGCACATACATACTTTAGTtattgcaaataagagagatttAAGCGTTCTATTAAAAATACCCCCCACCATGATGACCCCTAATGCCAGGGAATCTTCTCTTCTACCAGGAAGCAGGCTGCGGCGCACTGAGTGTATGTCCTCCTTGTACTAAAGCATACGGCCTGCCAGCTAATCCGTGTAGTGCTACCATATTGGAGGCGTCCTCTCATGTAGAAGTGCTGCAAATTGCACCAAGCTCTCCTAGGGACCCGCACAGCCATCATTTTACATAGAATTGCCGTCATAGGAGCCAGCTCTCCCAGAGTGCTGCACTGATTTCCCATTGCGGGACTCTGGGAGACCTGGGTGATACAGCCGGAGCACTAAATTAATCTAGGGAAGAGGGTGGTCTCTGAGAAATCCAGCCTGCGCCTCTTTGTGAagggatggcaggcttggtgatgccctggatgttatcacggagcaCCTTCCTGTGCCGCTTGGCGCCGCCCTTCCCAAGACCTTTCCCTCCTTTACCGCGACCAGACATCTTCTACGTTGTAAGCAGAAAGCGATAGCTGCTCAGCGCAGAGCCCTACTCTATATAGACAGTGAGCGGACCAGAGAGGGAACTACTAATCAGGGCCGTTTCTTTTAGTTGTCTAGCGTGAAGGCCCATCCcctctccctgctgattggctgaatacaAGAGCCCTTGCCATTTTGTACAGCCGATTGGCCTGTCAGCTCCTGAAGCAGTGGGAGAGAAGACGGAGGAGGGGTGACGGAGACAAGGGCCATGCAGCAGAGAGCCGCTGGAGCGTGAATCCCTCCTGTAAAGCGAGCAGTGCAGCTGCTGCCACAAACACGTGGGGGCGAGGGGAGAGCGCGCAGGGAGGCTTCGGTGAAGGGGAGTActagagctctgctgcatcagcgcTCCCCTGCCGGAGCAGA
This window encodes:
- the LOC136577804 gene encoding histone H1B-like; its protein translation is MAETAPAAAPPAAEPAAKSKKQPKKSAAGGAKKSKKSSGPGVSELIVRAVSASKERSGVSLAALKKALAAGGYDVEKNNSRLKLAVKSLVTKGSLLQVKGSGASGSFKLNKKQETKDKPAKKKPASAAKPKKPAGAKKAAKSPKKPKKAPAKSPKKAKKPAAAAAKKVAKSPKKASKPKAAPKPKKVTKSPAKKAAKPKAAKSPAKKAVKAKKSAAKK
- the LOC136578107 gene encoding histone H3; its protein translation is MARTKQTARKSTGGKAPRKQLATKAARKSAPATGGVKKPHRYRPGTVALREIRRYQKSTELLIRKLPFQRLVREIAQDFKTDLRFQSSAVMALQEASEAYLVGLFEDTNLCAIHAKRVTIMPKDIQLARRIRGERA